Sequence from the Desulfovibrio intestinalis genome:
AAGCCATTGCAGGTAGCCCGGGTCAGCGCGTGGCAAAACGCCGTTTTTTGCGGACGCCGCCGAAGCTGCGCCAGAGCCATGCCGTGCCGCGCCTTGCTGCCGTGGCGTGCAGGCGCAAAGCAGAAAAGCCAGCAGCACGCAGAAAAAGAGCGGCACAAAGCGCGAAGCCGGATGTGATGCCGCATAAAAAGACCGGAATGCTCCGGCATGCTGTGCTGGCTGCACTTGCCGTGAGGTCAGGACTTGGCCTCTTCCTCTGCCTTGGCCGTATTCCACAGTTCGTCCTTTTCGTCGAGGCTCAAAGCTGCAAAGTCCTGTCCCTGCTGACGGGCCAGTTCTTCCATTCTGGCAAAGCGCTTCAAAAAGCGGCGGGTAGCGAGATCAAGGGCTTCGCTGGCTTTGATGCCCTTGCGGCGTCCCAGTTCGGTAATGCTGAAAAGCAGGTCGCCCAGTTCGTGCTTTTGGGCTTCGGCATCGTTGTTGGCCGAGGCGTCCAGCCATTCCAGCCATTCGGCTTCGACTTGCTGTTCCACTTCTTCATCCTCCGGCCAGGTGAACCCAACGCGGGCCGCTTTGGAATGGATGCGGTAGGCCTTGAGCAGCGGAGGCAGGCTTTCGGGCAGGCTGTCGTACAGTCCCTTGGGCTTGCCGTCTTCGTCAGCATGTTCGGCCCGTTTGATTTTTTCCCAGGCCTTGAGCTGTTCGTCCAGACTGTCAAATACCGTATCGCCAAAGACATGCGGGTGGCGGCGGATCATCTTGGCCTTGTTGTTATTGAGGGCGTCGGCAAAGGTGAACTGCCCATCTTTTTCATACAGACGGGCCACAAAAAGCAGCAGAAAAGCCACATCGCCGAGTTCTTCGCGGATATCGGCCACATTGCCGGAGCGGATGGCGCTGACCAGCTCATGACTTTCTTCAATCACATAGTCGGCCAGGGTCTGGGCTGTCTGCTCTTTATCCCAGGGGCAGCCTTCGGGGCTGGTGAGTTTGTCAATGATACCCTGCAACTCTTCAACTGCGTTCTTTTCCATAAAATCTACGCTTCCTTGCCAGTTACGAATGCGATGTTAAAGCCCCAGGCGCGATACCAGGTCAGGCGGCAGCCAGCCCCGAACCTGCGCCGTAAGAGCGGTAAAGTAGGGCAGCACGCGGCTGTGCTGCATAAAGGCCGCATGGGAGAAAAATTTTTGCAGCACAATCATGCCCAGAGACCACAGAAGCGCCCCCTTGGCAAGCCCCAGCGCGGCTCCGGCCATTCTGTC
This genomic interval carries:
- the mazG gene encoding nucleoside triphosphate pyrophosphohydrolase — encoded protein: MEKNAVEELQGIIDKLTSPEGCPWDKEQTAQTLADYVIEESHELVSAIRSGNVADIREELGDVAFLLLFVARLYEKDGQFTFADALNNNKAKMIRRHPHVFGDTVFDSLDEQLKAWEKIKRAEHADEDGKPKGLYDSLPESLPPLLKAYRIHSKAARVGFTWPEDEEVEQQVEAEWLEWLDASANNDAEAQKHELGDLLFSITELGRRKGIKASEALDLATRRFLKRFARMEELARQQGQDFAALSLDEKDELWNTAKAEEEAKS